One window from the genome of Vicugna pacos chromosome 23, VicPac4, whole genome shotgun sequence encodes:
- the BROX gene encoding BRO1 domain-containing protein BROX: MTHWFHRNPLKATAPVSFNYYGVVTSPAASKICSDLRSSRARLLELFTDLSCNPEMMKNAADSYFSLLQGFINSLDESTQESKLRYIQNFKWTDTLQGQVPSAQQDAVFELISMGFNVALWYTKYASRLAGKENITEDEAKEVHRSLKVAAGIFKHLKESHIPKLITPAEKGRDLEARLIEAYVIQCQAEAQEVTIARAIELKHAPGLIAALAYETANFYQKADHTLSSLEPAYSAKWRKYLHLKMCFYTAYAYCYHGQTLLASDKCGEAIRSLQEAEKFYAKAEALCKEYGETKGPGPTVKPSGHLFFRKLGNLVKNTLEKCQRENGFIYFQKVPTEAPQLELKANYGLVEPVPYEFPPMSAHWTPETLAAFDLTKRPKDDSAKSKPEEVVKPVKEPDIKPQKDTGCSIS, translated from the exons ATGACACATTGGTTTCATAGGAATCCGTTAAAGGCCACAGCTCCTGTCTCTTTTAACTACTATGGCGTAGTCACTAGCCCTGCTGCTTCAAAAATTTGCAG TGACTTAAGGTCATCTAGAGCACGGCTGCTCGAGCTGTTCACCGATCTGAGCTGTAATCCAGAAATGATGAAGAATGCAGCAGAttcctatttttcacttttacaag GTTTCATTAATTCATTGGATGAATCTACCCAAGAAAGCAAATTACGATACATTCAGAATTTCAAGTGGACTGACACATTACAGGGACAGGTTCCAAG TGCCCAGCAGGATGCTGTTTTTGAATTAATTTCCATGGGATTTAACGTAGCTTTATGGTATACCAAATATGCTTCAAGACTGGCTGGAAAAGAAAA CATAACAGAGGATGAAGCAAAAGAAGTCCACCGAAGCTTAAAAGTTGCAGCTGGGATTTTTAAACATCTAAAg gaAAGTCATATCCCAAAGCTTATTACACCCGCAGAAAAGGGGCGGGATTTAGAGGCACGACTCATAGAGGCTTATGTTATCCAGTGTCAGGCTGAAGCTCAAGAAG TAACAATTGCTCGAGCAATTGAGCTGAAACATGCTCCTGGACTCATTGCTGCCCTGGCTTATGAAACAGCCAATTTCTATCAAAAAGCTG ATCATACTTTATCCAGTTTGGAGCCTGCGTACTCTGCTAAATGGAGAAAATATCTTCACTTGAAAATGTGTTTCTACACAGCTTAT GCTTACTGTTATCATGGTCAGACTTTGTTGGCTAGTGATAAGTGTGGTGAAGCAATCAGGTCTCTCCAGGAAGCAGAAAAAT TTTATGCAAAGGCAGAAGCATTATGCAAGGAATATGGAGAAACCAAAGGACCTGGACCAACAGTCAAACCTTCAGGACATTTGTTCTTCAGGAAGCTTGGAAACCTTGTGAAAAATACCCTAGAAAAATGTCAGAGAGAAAATGGATTTAT TTACTTTCAGAAAGTCCCAACAGAAGCCCCGCAACTGGAACTCAAAGCAAATTATGGCCTCGTAGAGCCTGTACCTTACGAGTTTCCTCCGATGAGTGCGCACTGGACGCCAGAAACGTTGGCTGCGTTTGATCTCACCAAGAGACCCAAGGATGACAGT GCCAAATCCAAACCAGAAGAAGTGGTGAAACCAGTGAAAGAACCAGATATCAAACCTCAGAAGGACACTGGGTGCTCCATCTCCTGA